A window of the Thalassospira indica genome harbors these coding sequences:
- a CDS encoding ABC transporter ATP-binding protein — protein sequence MFKFSPRNPEKTGDDRPASSLWGYVWRMSGWHQVVVCSLAVLVAALGIAPIELQRRIVDNAITPQDFDLLITLAALYLGLIIVHGGIKFVLRIYEGWLSESAIQYNRKHLTRLHAHNEAGSQDESNGRAVSIIGSEIEKLGGFVGDGLSQPVVNSGMLIFGLGYMISVEPMIGLIGVIALIPQVALVPVIQKRINALIEARVEKMRDVSDELSEMSTDKDDDEQLRPINKGITALFDNRMQLFVLKFGMKSLINLLNALAPICVLFVGGYLVIQGQTSVGIIVAFISGFDRMSSPMRELLSYYRVAAQAAVQHKMIAKWMQ from the coding sequence ATGTTTAAATTCAGCCCGCGCAATCCGGAAAAAACCGGCGACGACCGCCCTGCCAGCTCCCTATGGGGGTATGTCTGGCGGATGAGTGGCTGGCATCAGGTGGTGGTGTGCAGCCTTGCTGTGCTGGTGGCCGCCCTTGGCATTGCACCGATCGAGCTGCAACGCCGGATTGTTGATAACGCCATCACGCCACAGGACTTTGATCTTTTGATCACGCTGGCCGCGCTTTATCTCGGCCTGATTATCGTCCATGGCGGGATCAAGTTCGTGCTTCGGATTTACGAAGGGTGGCTCAGTGAAAGTGCGATCCAGTATAACCGCAAGCACCTGACGCGCCTGCATGCCCATAACGAGGCCGGCAGCCAGGATGAAAGCAACGGGCGTGCGGTTTCGATCATCGGGTCCGAGATCGAAAAGCTTGGCGGGTTTGTCGGTGACGGCCTTTCACAGCCGGTGGTAAATAGCGGCATGCTGATTTTCGGGCTTGGCTATATGATCAGTGTCGAGCCGATGATCGGCCTGATTGGGGTGATCGCCCTGATCCCGCAGGTCGCCCTTGTGCCGGTCATTCAGAAACGCATCAACGCGCTTATTGAAGCACGGGTTGAGAAGATGCGCGATGTCAGTGACGAACTTTCGGAAATGTCGACCGACAAGGATGATGACGAACAGCTTCGCCCGATCAATAAGGGCATCACCGCATTGTTTGACAACCGCATGCAGCTTTTTGTTTTGAAGTTCGGCATGAAGTCGCTGATCAATCTTTTGAATGCGCTGGCGCCGATTTGCGTGCTGTTTGTTGGTGGTTACCTTGTGATCCAGGGCCAGACATCGGTCGGTATCATTGTGGCGTTTATTTCAGGCTTTGACCGGATGTCATCGCCGATGCGTGAATTGCTGTCCTATTACCGGGTGGCGGCACAGGCCGCGGTGCAGCACAAAATGATTGCGAAGTGGATGCAGTAG
- a CDS encoding ABC transporter substrate-binding protein, which translates to MTTFTNRLLGAAIGAAVALGAQAALADMAIKFSLDWKYEGPAAPYLLAKKNGYFEEEGLDVTIDSGNGSVGAITRVASGAYDVSLADINSLVEFNASNPDRAMKSIFMVYDRPPFALFMKKDSGITKPEDLVGKTLGAPVFDASRKLYPAFASATGLDLDAVTWESMDPPLREPMLVRGDVDAISGHYFTSILNLQAQGLAKEDLTVFMYKDYGMDFYGNGILASPDMMENHPEELKGFLRGVVKGWAAAIADPAAAIEALKEADPLINPDLEQQRLQMAIDENVVTPVTLEEGMGLVKADRMAKAIDQVALAFGFENKPSVDDIYTDEFMPSAEDRMLK; encoded by the coding sequence ATGACCACGTTTACGAACCGACTTTTGGGGGCTGCTATCGGGGCGGCTGTTGCCCTTGGCGCGCAGGCGGCCCTTGCAGATATGGCGATCAAATTCTCGCTCGACTGGAAATACGAAGGTCCGGCGGCACCGTATCTTCTAGCCAAGAAGAACGGCTATTTTGAAGAAGAAGGCCTTGATGTCACGATTGACTCGGGCAACGGTTCGGTCGGCGCGATCACCCGTGTTGCCAGCGGTGCCTATGACGTATCCCTTGCCGATATCAACTCGCTGGTTGAATTCAACGCATCCAACCCGGATCGCGCCATGAAGTCGATCTTCATGGTCTATGACCGCCCGCCTTTCGCGCTGTTCATGAAAAAAGATTCCGGCATCACCAAACCGGAAGATCTGGTTGGCAAGACCCTTGGCGCGCCGGTTTTTGATGCATCGCGCAAACTGTATCCGGCATTTGCATCGGCAACCGGTCTTGATCTGGATGCTGTGACCTGGGAAAGCATGGACCCGCCGCTGCGTGAGCCGATGCTGGTGCGTGGTGATGTGGATGCGATTTCCGGTCACTATTTCACCTCGATCCTGAACCTGCAGGCGCAGGGCCTTGCCAAGGAGGACCTGACCGTCTTCATGTACAAAGATTATGGCATGGACTTCTATGGCAACGGCATCCTGGCATCGCCGGACATGATGGAAAACCACCCGGAAGAGCTTAAAGGCTTCTTGCGCGGTGTGGTCAAAGGCTGGGCCGCGGCGATTGCCGATCCGGCAGCAGCCATCGAAGCGCTTAAAGAAGCGGATCCGCTGATCAACCCGGACCTTGAACAGCAGCGTCTGCAGATGGCGATTGATGAAAACGTCGTCACCCCTGTCACCCTTGAAGAAGGCATGGGCCTTGTCAAAGCCGACCGTATGGCCAAGGCCATCGATCAGGTTGCCCTGGCATTCGGTTTCGAGAACAAGCCGTCTGTTGACGACATCTATACCGATGAATTCATGCCGTCTGCCGAAGACCGCATGCTGAAGTAA
- the accC gene encoding acetyl-CoA carboxylase biotin carboxylase subunit, whose protein sequence is MFSKILIANRGEIACRVIKSARKMGIKTVAVYSDADKAALHVQMADEAVRIGPAPSNQSYLIIENIIEACKSTGAEAVHPGYGFLSENQAFAKALDAANIAFIGPPNGAIAAMGDKITSKKIAADAGVSTVPGYMGVIKDTDEAIKIANEIGYPVMLKASAGGGGKGMRIARNDAECREGFERATSEAASSFGDDRVFVEKFVEEPRHIEIQVLADKHGNAIYLGERECSIQRRHQKVVEEAPSPFIDPATRKAMGEQAVALARAVDYCSAGTVEFIVDKDKNFYFLEMNTRLQVEHPVTELVTGQDLVEWMIKIADGEKLTLKQDDVTLTGWAMETRVYAEDPFREFLPSTGRLVRYQPPAESDTVRVDTGVYEGGEISMFYDPMVAKLITYGEDRDQAIGEMRRALDAYYIRGISHNIPFLAAVMANKRFQDGNITTNFITEEYPNGFSADDLPNDDPATLIVVAAYINQRVAERNAGITGQVSDHPLEIAESWVAVCGDEHTAFDIEFDGVNGDYIVAIGDRSYGVVSDWKIGDPMFVGEIDGAPVCVQIDIEGVGYKLAANGIQRHFKVMLPRVAELQKLMPFKAPPDMSNFLLSPMPGLLVKVSVEEGQTVQPGEELCILEAMKMENVLKCESKGVVKKIHAEQGANLSVDAIIIEFEKDE, encoded by the coding sequence ATGTTTAGCAAGATCCTGATTGCCAACCGCGGTGAAATCGCCTGCCGTGTGATCAAATCAGCCCGCAAAATGGGCATCAAGACCGTTGCGGTTTACTCCGATGCCGACAAGGCGGCCCTGCATGTCCAGATGGCCGACGAGGCGGTGCGCATTGGCCCGGCACCCAGTAATCAGTCCTATCTGATTATTGAAAACATTATCGAGGCCTGCAAATCCACCGGGGCCGAGGCCGTTCATCCCGGCTATGGCTTCCTGTCGGAAAATCAGGCCTTCGCCAAGGCCCTTGATGCCGCCAACATCGCCTTCATTGGCCCGCCGAATGGTGCGATTGCCGCCATGGGCGACAAGATTACCTCCAAAAAGATCGCGGCTGATGCCGGTGTCTCGACCGTGCCCGGCTATATGGGCGTGATCAAGGATACCGACGAGGCGATCAAGATCGCCAACGAGATTGGCTACCCGGTGATGCTCAAGGCATCCGCGGGCGGTGGCGGCAAGGGCATGCGTATTGCGCGCAACGATGCCGAATGCCGCGAAGGCTTCGAACGTGCAACGTCCGAGGCCGCAAGCTCCTTTGGCGATGACCGCGTCTTTGTCGAAAAATTCGTCGAAGAACCGCGCCATATCGAAATTCAGGTGCTGGCCGATAAGCACGGCAACGCGATCTATCTGGGGGAACGCGAATGCTCCATCCAGCGTCGCCACCAAAAGGTCGTCGAAGAAGCCCCGTCACCCTTTATCGATCCCGCCACCCGCAAGGCCATGGGCGAACAGGCCGTTGCACTGGCGCGTGCGGTGGATTACTGCTCGGCCGGCACGGTGGAATTCATTGTCGATAAGGACAAGAACTTCTACTTCCTTGAAATGAATACTCGCCTGCAGGTCGAACATCCAGTGACCGAACTTGTCACGGGTCAGGACCTCGTCGAATGGATGATCAAGATCGCCGATGGCGAAAAACTGACGCTCAAGCAGGATGACGTCACGCTCACCGGCTGGGCCATGGAAACCCGCGTCTATGCCGAGGATCCCTTCCGCGAATTCCTGCCCTCGACCGGGCGTCTGGTGCGCTATCAGCCGCCTGCGGAATCGGATACCGTACGTGTCGATACCGGCGTCTATGAAGGCGGCGAGATTTCGATGTTCTATGACCCGATGGTCGCCAAACTGATCACCTATGGCGAGGATCGCGATCAGGCGATTGGGGAAATGCGTCGTGCGCTTGATGCCTATTACATTCGTGGCATTTCGCACAACATCCCGTTCCTGGCCGCTGTCATGGCCAACAAACGCTTCCAGGATGGCAACATCACCACCAACTTCATAACTGAGGAATATCCCAACGGCTTCTCCGCCGATGATCTGCCCAATGATGATCCCGCAACCCTGATCGTGGTTGCGGCCTATATCAATCAGCGCGTTGCGGAACGCAATGCCGGCATCACAGGCCAGGTCAGCGACCATCCGCTTGAAATCGCCGAAAGCTGGGTGGCGGTTTGTGGCGATGAGCATACCGCGTTTGATATCGAGTTTGATGGTGTTAACGGCGATTACATTGTCGCCATCGGCGATCGCAGCTATGGCGTGGTGTCGGACTGGAAGATCGGCGATCCGATGTTTGTCGGTGAAATCGATGGTGCCCCGGTCTGTGTGCAGATCGACATCGAAGGGGTGGGCTACAAACTTGCCGCCAACGGCATTCAGCGCCACTTCAAAGTCATGCTGCCCCGCGTGGCCGAACTGCAAAAGCTGATGCCGTTCAAAGCCCCGCCGGATATGTCAAACTTCCTGCTTTCGCCAATGCCGGGCCTGCTGGTGAAAGTCTCGGTCGAAGAAGGCCAGACCGTCCAGCCGGGCGAGGAACTTTGCATCCTTGAAGCGATGAAAATGGAAAACGTCCTTAAATGCGAAAGCAAAGGCGTGGTCAAAAAGATCCACGCCGAGCAGGGCGCAAACCTCTCGGTCGATGCCATCATCATCGAGTTCGAAAAAGACGAATAA
- a CDS encoding HAD family hydrolase yields MYKLIAFDGDDTLWHNEPLFREAHVQLREMLGHYVDPEKVDDRLYQAELANLSIYGYGVTGFTLSMIETAIELSDRKISAEDIHKLAEIGKSMLRAPTRIIDGAESVLKHYAKHPDYKVVLVTKGDLIAQQLKIDRSGFEDLFDGIEIVSEKDPLTYRNIFGRYGVEPEQAVMIGNSMKSDILPVLACGGTAIHIPYEITWVHEMVDQTEIDNDKVITAESIADVPGIIEKLEQQMASGRMENV; encoded by the coding sequence ATGTATAAGCTGATTGCTTTTGATGGCGACGATACCCTGTGGCACAATGAGCCGCTTTTCCGCGAAGCCCATGTGCAGTTGCGCGAAATGCTGGGACATTATGTTGATCCCGAAAAGGTTGATGATCGTCTTTATCAGGCCGAGTTGGCCAACCTTTCCATCTATGGCTATGGCGTGACGGGCTTTACCCTGTCGATGATTGAAACTGCGATCGAATTGTCTGATCGTAAAATCAGCGCCGAGGACATCCACAAACTGGCCGAAATAGGCAAATCGATGCTGCGTGCGCCAACCCGTATTATCGACGGGGCGGAAAGCGTGCTGAAACATTATGCCAAGCACCCGGACTACAAGGTAGTTCTGGTCACCAAGGGCGATCTGATCGCCCAACAGCTCAAGATTGACCGTTCCGGCTTTGAAGACCTGTTTGACGGTATCGAGATCGTCTCGGAAAAAGATCCGCTGACCTATCGCAATATTTTCGGCCGCTATGGTGTTGAGCCCGAACAGGCCGTGATGATCGGCAATTCGATGAAATCCGATATTCTGCCGGTCCTTGCGTGCGGTGGCACTGCGATCCACATTCCCTATGAAATCACCTGGGTTCACGAAATGGTCGACCAGACCGAGATCGACAATGACAAGGTCATCACGGCCGAAAGCATTGCCGATGTACCCGGGATCATCGAAAAACTCGAACAGCAAATGGCGAGTGGGAGAATGGAAAATGTCTGA
- a CDS encoding DUF1244 domain-containing protein, which yields MSDCAGSEMSTEAVLANGPAADLDPQTKLELEAAAFRGLVTHLQDRKDVQNIDLMNLAGFCRNCLAKWYLAAAREHGVAMDYDGAREVVYGMTYDEWKDNHQAPASDEQKQKFQDTAHLHAKIPGAK from the coding sequence ATGTCTGATTGCGCCGGTTCTGAAATGTCCACCGAGGCGGTTCTCGCCAACGGCCCGGCTGCCGATCTTGATCCGCAAACCAAACTCGAACTCGAAGCGGCTGCCTTTCGTGGCCTTGTGACGCACCTTCAGGATCGCAAGGATGTTCAGAATATCGATCTGATGAACCTTGCCGGGTTCTGCCGCAATTGCCTCGCCAAATGGTATCTGGCCGCCGCACGCGAACACGGTGTTGCGATGGATTATGATGGGGCGCGCGAAGTTGTCTATGGCATGACCTATGACGAATGGAAGGACAATCATCAGGCGCCGGCATCTGATGAGCAGAAACAGAAGTTTCAGGACACCGCCCATCTGCATGCCAAAATCCCCGGCGCGAAGTAA
- a CDS encoding acyl-CoA carboxylase subunit beta, with protein MQDIVAKLEAKRAEAAMGGGQRRIDNQHAKGKLTARERLDVLLDEGSFEEWDMFVEHDCVDFGMSENRIPGDGVVTGHGTINGRLVFVFSQDFTVFGGALSGAHARKIAKIMDQAMKVGAPVIGLNDSGGARIQEGVESLAGYADVFQRNVEASGVIPQISLIMGPCAGGAVYSPAMTDFIFMVKDSSYMFVTGPDVVKTVTHEEVTHEQLGGASTHTSVSGVADLAFDNDVDLLLQTRRFMDFLPLCNKEDPPARLCEDPINRDDFSLDTLVPENPNMPYDMKELITKIVDEGDFFEIQADYAKNIIIGMARMDGRTVGVVANQPMVLAGCLDIDSSKKAARFVRFCDAYNIPIVTFVDVPGFMPGTAQEYGGIIKHGAKLLYAYAEATVPKVTVITRKAYGGAYDVMSSKHLRGDVNYAWPTAEIAVMGPKGAVEIIFRADMDNPAKIEARTEEYREKFANPFVAGRKGFIDDVIMPHGTRRRVCKALGMLRNKDIKNPEKKHGNIPL; from the coding sequence ATGCAGGATATTGTCGCCAAACTCGAAGCGAAGCGCGCCGAAGCTGCCATGGGCGGCGGCCAGCGCCGCATTGATAATCAGCATGCCAAGGGCAAGCTCACCGCGCGTGAACGCCTTGATGTATTGCTCGATGAGGGCTCCTTCGAAGAATGGGACATGTTCGTCGAACATGATTGCGTCGATTTCGGCATGAGCGAAAACCGCATTCCCGGCGACGGTGTCGTCACGGGTCATGGCACGATCAATGGCCGTCTGGTTTTTGTTTTCTCACAGGATTTCACCGTGTTCGGCGGCGCACTATCGGGTGCGCATGCGCGCAAGATCGCCAAGATCATGGATCAGGCGATGAAGGTTGGCGCACCGGTGATTGGCCTTAATGATTCGGGCGGGGCACGTATTCAGGAAGGTGTTGAAAGCTTGGCAGGCTATGCCGATGTCTTCCAGCGCAATGTCGAGGCATCCGGCGTCATCCCGCAAATTTCCCTGATCATGGGCCCGTGTGCCGGTGGTGCTGTTTACAGCCCGGCCATGACCGACTTCATCTTCATGGTCAAGGACAGCTCCTATATGTTCGTGACCGGCCCGGATGTGGTCAAAACCGTCACCCACGAGGAAGTCACCCACGAACAGCTGGGCGGGGCATCGACCCATACCAGTGTGTCGGGTGTGGCTGATCTCGCCTTTGACAATGATGTCGATCTGCTGCTTCAGACCCGCCGTTTCATGGACTTTCTGCCGCTGTGTAACAAGGAAGATCCGCCAGCGCGTCTTTGCGAGGATCCGATCAATCGTGATGACTTCTCGCTTGATACCCTGGTGCCAGAAAATCCCAACATGCCCTATGACATGAAGGAACTGATCACCAAGATCGTCGACGAGGGCGACTTCTTTGAAATTCAGGCCGACTACGCCAAAAACATCATTATCGGCATGGCGCGTATGGATGGTCGCACGGTCGGTGTCGTCGCCAACCAACCGATGGTGCTGGCCGGGTGCCTTGATATCGATAGCTCCAAAAAGGCCGCACGCTTTGTGCGTTTCTGCGATGCCTACAACATTCCGATTGTCACCTTTGTTGATGTGCCGGGCTTCATGCCGGGCACCGCACAGGAATATGGCGGCATCATCAAACATGGTGCCAAACTGCTTTATGCCTATGCCGAGGCCACCGTGCCCAAGGTTACTGTCATTACCCGCAAGGCCTATGGCGGGGCTTATGACGTGATGTCTTCGAAACATCTGCGTGGCGACGTCAACTATGCCTGGCCGACCGCCGAAATTGCGGTGATGGGGCCAAAAGGGGCGGTGGAAATCATCTTCCGTGCGGATATGGATAATCCGGCAAAGATCGAAGCCCGCACCGAAGAATACCGCGAAAAATTCGCCAACCCGTTTGTCGCGGGCCGCAAGGGGTTCATTGATGATGTCATCATGCCGCACGGCACACGCCGCCGCGTTTGCAAGGCGCTGGGTATGCTGCGCAACAAGGACATCAAGAACCCTGAAAAGAAACACGGCAACATTCCGCTGTAA
- a CDS encoding acylphosphatase — protein sequence MTDTSPDPSTGDGNIAVHARIEGRVQGVWYRAWTVEEACKRDLTGWVRNRNDGSVEAVFCGPAKVVQSMITACHDGPTHARVDRIHEEPALEDGFATFEKRPTA from the coding sequence ATGACCGATACAAGCCCCGACCCGTCAACCGGTGACGGCAACATCGCCGTCCATGCCCGGATCGAAGGCCGGGTGCAGGGCGTGTGGTATCGCGCATGGACCGTGGAAGAAGCCTGCAAACGCGATCTGACCGGCTGGGTACGCAATCGCAATGATGGTTCGGTCGAGGCGGTATTTTGCGGCCCGGCCAAGGTGGTGCAATCCATGATCACCGCCTGCCACGATGGCCCGACCCATGCGCGCGTTGATCGCATCCATGAAGAACCGGCGCTTGAAGACGGTTTTGCCACGTTTGAAAAGCGCCCAACCGCCTGA
- a CDS encoding diguanylate cyclase domain-containing protein, whose amino-acid sequence MNLSVNLTKQTGTDACAAGAAPVLYEFFRNTPSRNYFGAGVFELLGYDPADSDFDRTQGWASLLHPDDVAMFAQHRNQQATNNTNRRLTFRLRHKDGNWITVEDCATIHELASGDVVTSGCLTRLDAAQTLSSSDRTSQTLQKGGNLHKRLLNSLAEGVVVHDAAGTVVEFNNTALEILGLTGDELCRKTMPETPCTFVREDGVPLTRDELPGKRVLATGEREYGVVLGVNRPNGEFAWIRVNAEPLHNEQTGTFDGVIVSFADINDVKQAEVAFRERELLYRQMFSNTTAINILVDPADGRIVDASRAAEELYGFSDGGLVGRTIPELDVDGAPSMHRHVSAVLEHGAVSFVVQHRLGNGEIRKMQVHAGLIELHERKYIHTTNVDITEREHYERMLKDANRKLAEERQRLDEIIWGTSAGTWEWNVQTGETRFNERWAEIIGYTLDELGPVSIDTWLAYCHPEDLKKSEAALQSTFRGETDHYQCECRMRHKDGNWVWVLDRGKVVEWDADGNPLRMSGTHADITPTKAVEAEIRRLAQTDQLTGLSNRYQFNSMLSQIIQINRRFEKSIVLLLLDLDRFKQVNDTFGHPVGDKLLVEVAEIIKRNCREADVVARLGGDEFAVVLPLMDDVRDAAIPAQRIIEEVSRPLIIDGNEVHVGISIGISTCADHNGTPDSIYRDADKALYRAKNCGRNRFCFYVEGGCNECGALDRELCGRYALNPQSHDC is encoded by the coding sequence ATGAATTTGTCGGTAAACTTGACCAAACAGACAGGAACGGACGCTTGCGCTGCTGGTGCGGCGCCGGTTCTCTACGAGTTTTTCCGCAACACCCCGTCACGGAACTATTTCGGCGCAGGCGTTTTTGAACTGCTTGGCTACGACCCCGCCGACAGCGACTTTGATCGCACGCAGGGTTGGGCGTCTTTGCTTCATCCCGATGATGTCGCGATGTTCGCGCAGCACCGCAATCAACAGGCCACAAATAATACCAATCGGCGGCTAACCTTCCGCTTGCGCCATAAGGATGGCAATTGGATCACGGTCGAAGATTGCGCGACGATCCACGAGTTGGCCAGTGGTGATGTTGTGACGTCGGGATGCTTGACCCGTCTTGACGCGGCGCAAACCTTGTCGTCATCGGATAGAACCAGTCAAACGCTGCAAAAGGGTGGCAATCTGCACAAGCGCCTTCTTAACTCCTTGGCCGAGGGGGTGGTTGTGCATGACGCCGCCGGTACGGTGGTCGAATTCAATAATACTGCGCTTGAGATTCTTGGTCTCACGGGCGACGAACTTTGCCGAAAGACCATGCCCGAAACGCCGTGCACCTTTGTGCGCGAAGATGGTGTGCCGCTGACCCGCGATGAGCTTCCCGGCAAAAGGGTCCTTGCAACCGGTGAACGCGAATATGGTGTTGTGCTGGGGGTCAATCGCCCGAATGGCGAATTTGCCTGGATCCGGGTAAATGCAGAACCCCTGCATAATGAACAGACCGGCACCTTTGACGGCGTCATCGTTTCATTCGCCGACATTAACGATGTCAAACAGGCCGAGGTCGCCTTCCGCGAACGTGAATTGCTGTATCGCCAGATGTTTAGCAACACAACGGCGATCAACATTCTGGTCGATCCGGCAGATGGCCGGATTGTTGATGCCAGCCGTGCGGCAGAAGAACTTTATGGTTTTTCGGATGGCGGTCTTGTCGGTCGGACGATCCCGGAACTTGATGTCGATGGCGCACCATCCATGCACAGGCATGTCAGTGCGGTTCTCGAACATGGCGCGGTGTCTTTTGTCGTTCAGCATCGCCTGGGGAATGGCGAAATCCGCAAGATGCAGGTGCATGCCGGCCTGATAGAGCTGCATGAACGCAAATACATTCACACCACCAATGTCGATATTACCGAGCGCGAACATTACGAACGCATGCTCAAGGATGCCAACCGCAAACTGGCCGAGGAACGCCAGCGTCTTGATGAAATCATCTGGGGTACCAGTGCGGGCACATGGGAATGGAACGTTCAGACCGGCGAAACCCGCTTTAACGAACGCTGGGCCGAAATCATCGGCTATACGCTCGACGAACTTGGTCCCGTAAGCATCGACACATGGTTGGCATATTGCCATCCCGAAGACCTCAAAAAGTCCGAGGCTGCCTTGCAAAGCACCTTCCGGGGTGAAACCGATCACTATCAGTGCGAATGCCGGATGCGCCACAAGGATGGCAACTGGGTGTGGGTTCTTGATCGTGGCAAGGTCGTGGAATGGGATGCGGATGGCAATCCGCTGCGCATGTCTGGCACTCATGCCGATATCACGCCGACCAAGGCGGTCGAAGCCGAAATTCGCAGGCTTGCCCAGACCGATCAATTGACCGGTCTTTCCAATCGTTATCAGTTCAATTCCATGCTGTCGCAGATCATTCAGATCAACCGGCGCTTTGAAAAAAGCATCGTTTTGCTGCTGCTTGATCTTGATCGCTTCAAACAAGTCAATGACACGTTCGGTCATCCGGTCGGGGACAAGCTTCTGGTCGAAGTTGCCGAAATCATCAAACGCAATTGCCGCGAAGCCGACGTCGTCGCCCGTCTTGGCGGCGATGAGTTCGCCGTGGTCCTGCCATTGATGGATGATGTCCGCGATGCCGCCATTCCGGCCCAGCGGATTATCGAAGAAGTGTCACGTCCCCTGATCATTGATGGCAACGAAGTCCATGTCGGCATCAGCATTGGCATCTCGACCTGTGCCGATCATAATGGAACGCCGGACTCAATCTATCGCGATGCCGACAAGGCGCTTTATCGCGCCAAGAATTGCGGGCGCAACCGTTTTTGCTTCTATGTCGAAGGCGGCTGCAACGAATGCGGTGCCCTTGATCGGGAATTGTGCGGTCGATACGCCCTGAACCCGCAAAGCCATGACTGCTAG
- a CDS encoding 5'-nucleotidase, lipoprotein e(P4) family codes for MTFIAKSFGVAAIVATSALCAFGAQAEPEQNDGLNGTLWLQTSVEYKTTAMSVYAGATRLLDAAIGDHSWTAALEQDGNYMTKPPAVILDVDETVLDNSAYQAWVVTDKTHYSSKTWAAFVHDMISTPTPGALEFTKAAAARGVEVFYVSNRKAPEEAPTIENLKKYGFPYADEKHVMLRGEVEEWGSNKTPRRAAVAEDYRVIMQFGDNFGDFTDEIDGSISDRLAVMEKYGNYWGERWFMLPNPSYGSWEEAAFGGDWGKSGDERRQDKLNAMTPWAGPTE; via the coding sequence ATGACCTTTATCGCAAAATCATTTGGCGTTGCTGCCATTGTTGCGACCAGTGCGCTTTGCGCGTTCGGCGCCCAGGCAGAGCCGGAACAGAATGATGGCCTGAACGGCACACTTTGGCTGCAAACCTCGGTCGAATACAAAACGACCGCCATGTCGGTTTATGCCGGTGCCACCCGTTTGCTTGATGCGGCCATTGGCGATCACAGCTGGACGGCAGCGCTCGAGCAGGACGGCAATTATATGACCAAGCCGCCGGCGGTTATCCTTGATGTCGATGAAACGGTTCTCGATAACTCCGCCTATCAGGCATGGGTTGTCACCGACAAAACCCATTACAGCTCCAAAACCTGGGCGGCCTTTGTGCACGACATGATTTCCACCCCGACGCCGGGCGCGCTGGAATTCACCAAGGCGGCTGCCGCCCGTGGTGTTGAAGTCTTCTATGTCTCAAACCGCAAGGCACCGGAAGAAGCACCGACCATCGAAAACCTCAAGAAATATGGCTTCCCCTATGCGGATGAAAAGCATGTCATGCTTCGCGGTGAAGTCGAAGAATGGGGCTCGAACAAAACCCCGCGCCGGGCGGCTGTTGCTGAAGATTACCGTGTGATCATGCAGTTTGGTGACAATTTCGGTGACTTCACCGATGAAATCGATGGCTCGATTTCTGATCGTCTCGCTGTCATGGAAAAATACGGCAATTACTGGGGGGAACGCTGGTTCATGCTGCCAAACCCAAGCTACGGCTCATGGGAAGAAGCCGCCTTCGGTGGCGATTGGGGCAAGTCGGGCGACGAACGCCGTCAGGACAAACTCAATGCCATGACCCCGTGGGCAGGCCCGACCGAGTAA
- a CDS encoding ATP12 family chaperone protein, with the protein MLTQSIKRFYKKADAGADETGAGWRVLLDGRAVKTPAKADFLLPSEILAREIAAEWDAQGEKVQPSTMPIMQLAATAIDRVRPNRDAVIAELTGYGRSDLLCYRASFPEDLIERQAKTWQPLLDWSKDHLGVVLTVTEGVMPISQDDHALLRLQDHVEGFDDYYLTALHSLTTISGSVIIGLAVMNRKLDTTTAFEASILDEGYAMEKWGDDAEAIARLDRHRAEFLAAGRYLELLG; encoded by the coding sequence ATGCTTACACAATCGATCAAACGTTTCTATAAAAAGGCCGATGCTGGCGCCGATGAAACCGGCGCAGGCTGGCGCGTGCTTCTTGATGGCCGTGCGGTGAAAACCCCGGCCAAGGCCGATTTCCTGCTGCCATCCGAAATCCTTGCGCGTGAAATTGCGGCGGAATGGGACGCGCAGGGCGAGAAAGTCCAGCCGTCCACCATGCCAATCATGCAGCTTGCTGCGACTGCGATTGACCGGGTGCGTCCGAACCGTGATGCGGTGATCGCCGAGCTGACCGGCTATGGCCGATCGGATTTGCTGTGCTATCGCGCATCCTTCCCCGAAGACCTGATCGAACGTCAGGCCAAGACCTGGCAGCCGCTGCTCGATTGGTCAAAAGACCATCTGGGTGTGGTGCTGACGGTCACCGAAGGTGTGATGCCGATCAGCCAGGATGACCACGCATTGCTGCGTTTGCAGGATCATGTCGAAGGTTTTGACGACTATTACCTGACAGCCCTGCACAGTCTGACGACGATTTCGGGCTCGGTGATCATTGGTCTTGCGGTGATGAACCGCAAGCTTGACACCACAACCGCATTTGAGGCCTCAATCCTTGACGAAGGCTACGCGATGGAAAAGTGGGGCGACGATGCTGAGGCGATCGCCCGTCTCGACCGTCACCGGGCAGAGTTTTTGGCCGCCGGACGTTACCTGGAGTTGCTGGGCTAA